From the genome of Nicotiana sylvestris chromosome 2, ASM39365v2, whole genome shotgun sequence, one region includes:
- the LOC138886282 gene encoding uncharacterized protein — translation MDAPKKERSMTFTIIEGADLEEDKMTMITKDFKKYLMRGKGPSRSGSYNKPRIPEKQNNKGCYECRKTDHHIKNCPQWEIEWKKERAKRRNMKKEQVQPKKNKGSTKAMVAAWGESSAEDSEGEDGDEQALMAIGESDEESEVSIIHFKDEIKLLSKKRLSELLLDFIDESDDLNNKKEQLSKECVILKAKCKNLELRASESESKNAELKNQVRELDNCPRA, via the coding sequence atggatgcacccaagaaggaaaggagcaTGACATTCACAATCATTGAAGGTGCTGATCTAGAGGAGGATAAAATGACCatgatcacaaaggacttcaagaagtacctaatgagaggaaaaggTCCTTCCAGAAGTGGAAGCTACAACAAACCAAGGATTCCTGAAAAACAAAACAATAAGGGGTGTTATGAGTGTAGGAAGACTGATCATCACATCAAAaactgccctcaatgggaaattgaatggaagaaggaaagagctaaacgaaggaacatgaagaaggagcaggttcaacccaagaagaacaaaggatcaacaaaggctatggttgctgcctggggagaaaGCTCAGCTGAGGACTCCGAgggtgaagatggagatgaacaagcacttatggcaatTGGAGAATCCGATGAGGAATCTGAGGTAAGTATAATTCATTTCAAAGACGAGATTAAACTTTTGTCTAAAAAAAGGCTATCTGAGTTACTCctggatttcattgatgaatccGATGATCTAAATAATAAAAAGGAACAGCTGTCTAAGGAGtgtgtgattttgaaagctaagtgcaaaaatttggaacttagggctagtgaaagtgaaagtaaaaatgctgagttaaagaaccaggttcGTGAACTTGACAACTGTCCTagagcttag